The following nucleotide sequence is from Catonella massiliensis.
GAATTCTTGATGAAAATTATTCGCAGATATTGTTCAAGAATCCTGATTTTGACTTAGAAACAGTATTTTTAATTGACTGCGTACAAAAGGGAATTAAGATTGATAAAGATGCAGTGAAGTACTTAAGAAAGCTAAAGATAATAGAGGGAAAGATACCTAATGTATTCTTGTCTGCCACTATATCGGAAACTATTGGAGAAAAAGACCGGTATGTAAAAAATAAAGCTTTTGATGATCAATACTATAAAGATTTGATTGTAAAATATTTAGCGCAATATGGAAGCGCAAGGAGAAAAGATATTCAAACTCTTTTATGGGATAAGCTTCCAAGCATTATGGCGGATAAGCAAAAAGAGGATAAGATTAGAAACTTACTTACTTCTTTGCGAAAACAAGGTATCATAAGGACTGATTCAAGTAATCAACAAAAATCATCTTGGATTTTGACAGATAAAATTAAACAAGGTAAGTGAAATTTAAACGAGGTTTAAACAAGGTTTAAACGAGAAAAGAAAACTAAAAATCATATAAAGCCCGAAAGAATGGGATTTTTTTCTCGTTTAACTACAGCAAAACAAAGAAATTTAAACGGAAATTTAAACGAGAAGGTTAAACCGAAAGTTGAGGAGCGGTGAAATTATATAATAAAAATAATGGTCAAAACCCTATCGACATCCGACCTAATTAACGCTATAATATATTTAATCTAATAAGAAAACAGAGCAATCATTGTTGCAAGCTTTTTGACAATGGTAGACATAGGCATGAACTCTATGGAACTGAATGGTTATATCCTTTCGGTGCTTCGGGCACTGGACAAGCACCGTCAGGTACTTTTACAAGGGATAAAACAGGTTTTCTTATTTTGACAGAGAATGACAGGAAAGTTAGAAAACAAGCTACTTTCATTGACTTATGTTGACAGATAATATTAGTAAATTACAGTACAAACCTTAGCTCCTAAGCTGTAGCCCGGGGTTCGATTCCCGCAGGGAACATTTATTGTAAGCGGTAATGAAGATAGGTCATTGCTGCTTTTTTCATGCAAAAATCGCATTTTCGGTGACAGATTTGTCAGTGAAAAGCAGAATACCAGAATGATTTTGTCAGCGGGAAAACCTGAAATGATTCTTGCGACCACTATCCTATTCTATATTGTTTGTATATTTGCCGGAATATACGGTCTTGCTGCCGAATTTGTTAATTTTATTGCTATGGTAGGAGTAATTATGTTACTATTTTCACGGGATTGGCTACAGTTAGGCATTACAATATCAATTCTTGTAGTAAGCTACCTTATGCTTGATACTTGGGGAGTTGTCATTTTGTTTATTGCAAAAATCAGAGGTATTTACAGACATTCTTATTGCGTGATGAATTATGTTTGTTGAGTATGTAATAAGACTTTAAATTTATGTTTTTACAGAGTATAATGAGATGCAGAATAAAATTTGATAAATTAAGTTAATCGTGCCATATGGCTTGATTATAAATGCAAAGATAAAAACGCAACGTACATCTATGATGTATTAGAGCCGGTAGGTAGCCCGGCCGTCCTATGTAAATAGGGTAAGTAACCTTCCCCTCCGGGTTGTCCATTCTTTGTTCAATAATTATTTTAGGAGGGATTCTTATGAACAAAGTAAGTGGAAAACTGACAGTATATTTTGAGGAACCGTTTTGGATAGGTGTATTTGAGCATATCGAAGATGGTAAACTGTCTGTGGCAAAGGTAATATTTGGTGCAGAGCCAAAAGATTACGAAGTGCAGGAATATATTCAAAAATACTATTCCGATTTGAAATTCAGCATGGCTGTTGATACTGCTGTAAAGGATATAAGCAGAAATCCGAAAAGGATGCAGCGTCAGGCAAGAAAACAGATGCTGAAAAAAGGCATCGGCACAAAATCACAACAGCTATTGAAATTACAGCATGAACAGAATAAACAGGAGAGTA
It contains:
- a CDS encoding YjdF family protein, which translates into the protein MNKVSGKLTVYFEEPFWIGVFEHIEDGKLSVAKVIFGAEPKDYEVQEYIQKYYSDLKFSMAVDTAVKDISRNPKRMQRQARKQMLKKGIGTKSQQLLKLQHEQNKQESKEISHKKKETEEHIMFELKQQKKKERHKGH